One window of Oryza brachyantha chromosome 12, ObraRS2, whole genome shotgun sequence genomic DNA carries:
- the LOC102701966 gene encoding uncharacterized protein LOC102701966 yields MAEQGEEEAGERRLRGPEEGEGEGGKGDARRDGVVREVIRMEREAVIPVLKPKLVMKLAYLIEQDMDRAEFLKLCKKIEYTIRAWYLLQFEDLMQLYSLFDPVSGEKRLEQQNLTPEEIETLEFNFMTYLFQIMEKSNFKLLSDEEYDVAQSGKYLLNLPIKVDESKLDSKLLTTYFKDHPHDNLPSFANKYIIFRRGIGIDRTTDYFIMEKLDVIISRAWSTLLRVTRIDRLFSKKPQVKSKKDTKKTDDINEDTEEPELFVERIRLEKIELSMRNLMSKMTIQEPTFDRMIVVYRRAGNKTKPDRGIFVKHFKNIPMADMEIVLPEKKNPTLTPMDWVKFLISAVIGLVTLFGSLEMPKADVWVVIAILSGVIGYCAKIYFTFQQNMTIYQNLITKSMYDKQLDSGKGTLLHLCDDVIQQEVKEVIISYYILMEQGKATEQDLDLRCEELIKEEFGAECNFDVRDAVKKLERLGIVHRDSIGRIVCVSLKRANEILGNTTEELVMRAQQSPTA; encoded by the exons ATGGCGGAgcagggggaggaggaagcggggGAGAGGAGGTTGAGGGGgccggaggagggggagggggagggcggGAAGGGCGACGCGAGGAGGGACGGGGTGGTGAGGGAGGTGATACGgatggagagggaggcggTGATCCCCGTGCTCAAGCCCAAGCTCGTCATGAAGCTCGCCTACCTCATCG AGCAAGATATGGATCGTGCGGAGTTCCTAAAGCTATGCAAGAAGATTGAGTACACCATCCGAGCTTGGTATCTCCTACAATTCGAGGATTTAATG CAATTGTATTCCCTGTTTGATCCTGTTTCTGGTGAGAAGAGGCTGGAGCAGCAAAACCTGACACCTGAAGAGATTGAAACTCTGGAGTTCAATTTCATGACATATCTTTTCCAG ATTATGGAAAAGAGCAACTTCAAGTTGTTATCTGATGAAGAGTATGATGTTGCACAATCTGGAAAATATCTTCTGAACCTTCCCATAAAAGTTGATGAGTCTAAG CTAGACAGTAAGCTGTTGACAACATACTTTAAAGACCATCCACATGATAATCTGCCTTCATTTGCTAATAAG TATATTATCTTTCGTCGGGGCATTGGAATCGACCGTACAACTGATTACTTTATCATGGAGAAACTGGATGTGATCATATCCCGAGCTTGGAGCACATTGCTCAGAGTTACGAG GATTGATAGATTGTTCTCAAAAAAACCACAGGTGAAGTCCAAGAAAGACACAAAGAAGACTGATGATATTAATGAAGACACAGAAGAACCAGAACTATTTGTCGAGCGTATTCGGCTAGAAAAAATTGAACTAAG CATGAGAAATCTGATGAGCAAGATGACAATTCAAGAACCTACATTTGATAGGATGATTGTGGTGTACAG GAGGGCTGGTAATAAGACTAAGCCTGATCGAGGAATATTTGTAAAGCATTTCAAGAATATCCCGATGGCTGACATGGAAATTGTTCTT CCAGAGAAGAAGAACCCTACTTTAACACCAATGGATTGGGTCAAGTTTCTTATTTCTGCTGTTATTGGTCTG GTCACTTTATTTGGTTCTCTTGAAATGCCGAAGGCTGATGTATGGGTTGTCATAGCAATCTTGTCTGGTGTGATAGGATATTGTGCTAAGATCTACTTCAC GTTTCAGCAAAATATGACAATATATCAGAATTTGATCACAAAATCAATGTATGACAAACAACTTGATAGTGGGAAAGGAACACTACTTCACCTGTGTGATGATGTGATACAGCAAGAA GTTAAAGAAGTCATAATTTCTTACTACATCTTAATGGAACAGGGGAAGGCAACTGAACAA GATCTTGATTTGCGTTGTGAAGAGCTAATTAAGGAAGAGTTTGGTGCAGAGTGCAATTTTGATGTTCGTGATGCTGTAAAGAAATTGGAGAGGCTTGGTATTGTTCATCGG GACTCGATTGGAAGGATCGTTTGCGTTTCATTGAAGCGTGCAAATGAGATATTAGGCAACACTACTGAAGAACTGGTGATGCGTGCACAACAGAGCCCAACTGCTTAA